The Candidatus Dormiibacterota bacterium genome segment CTACGGGCGACTATGGATCCCCTCGACTCGATAAAGCAGCATCTGGATCGGACCGACGACCCCACCCTCCTGATCCTGAGGGCCCACCTTCTGCTTGAGGAACGTTTTCGCGATTCCCTGGCTAGAATCTGTCGATCACCTGAGGAGCTACCTGGAGCTCGTCTGTCGTTCTTGTGCCTACTGAAAAATCCATCCGGATCGAAGATGACGCAGAAACGAACGCGCGCGTCGGCGCTGCCGGTGCCTGGGCGAGATGAAACGAGCCGAATCGCCTCAGGAATCACGTCGTTGCGGGTCGACCGGGTCAAGTGCAGACGCACCTTCTCCGCGCGAATCGAGAACATGTGTCATATTGAAAGTGGGGTCAGCCTGCCCGGGTATAGAGATGATGCAGACCGCCGACCTGGGGTACAGTAACGACGGCCCCGAGCGCCGACGGCTCAACGCTCCCCGGGACCGGCGCATTCCTTTCCGGGGAGAGATGAGGCCGGGATTCATTCTGATAGCGCACGTATTGCCGGAGGATGCCTCGGAGATGGTTCTCACCGAGGATGATCAAGTGGTCCAGGCATTCGCGCCGGATCGACCCGATGACCCTCTCGGGGTAGGCGTTCTGCCAAGGGGATTGAGGCGCGGTGAGCATCGCCCGGACGACCCGCCGGAATTCGTCGCCGTAGGCACCATCCCGATCCCGCAACAGGTAGCGAGGCTCGGCGTCGTCTCCGGGGAAGGCCTCCCGGATCTGCTGGGCGGTCCACGCGGCGGTGGGATGAGCGGTGACGTTGAAGGGAACGATGCGCCTGCACTCGTGGGAAATAATCACGAAGCAGAAGAGCAGGCGGAAGGTGACAGTGGGAACGACGAGGAAGTCGCGGGCCGCGGTGGTGCGAAGGTGATTCCGGAGGAAGGTGCGCCAAGTCTGTGACGGAGGCCGTCTGCCCCGTTGGGTCATGTGCTTGGCCACCGTCGCTTCTACAGCCAGTTTCGACCGGTCCCGGAAGAGGGCACGGAAGAGCAGGAAAATGATTCGGGGGATGGACACCGGGGCCTCCCTGGACGTAGGCTTTCATCGGCCTTAGGTGAGGCAGGGAGTATCCGCGGGACAGACCTCAAAACCAAACAAGGACGGGCCGGATGGGATTTTCAGCAGGCACAGCCGCAGCATTTGTGGAGACCACATCATGAATGTTCAACAGTACAAGCATCGTCTGCTCGACCTTGAAAAGAAGCTGTCTGGGCGCACTGACCGGGAGGTCGCTGACGGGCGCCGGGAATTTCTTGATTCCGCCCATGACCTCGGCGAGGCGAGTCTCGCTGACGAAGTGGCTTCCGAAAAGTTCACGGAGGCCGAAGCCGATTCCACCGTGCTGAACCAGGTGCGCGACGCCCTGGCCAGGATTGACAACGGTACGTTTGGGAAATGCATCGAGGACGGCGGGCCAATCGAGACGAAGCGGCTCGACGCTGTACCTTGGACCCCGTATTGCCTGAAGCACGAAAAGCGGCGCGAAGGACCGCCTTCGAAAATGCCAACGCTGTAGTGAGAACGACGCAGGGGGTCGCTCTTCGCAAGCAACACCTGACAAGGAGGAGCGACGAGGATGGCTCTTCCGATACTGCAGGCGTTCGCGAGAAACCGGCGGATCTTGCTCATCAGACGAATTGTCGCTGTGTCGTTCGGTCTCGTGGGATTCGCGCTGCCGGGCCTGACTCTGGTGTTGCTCTACGGCATCAATTGTCCCTACTGAAAAGTCCATCCGCATCGAAAGTATCAGTGATGCGCCCGGGACAGCCGCGGAGAGAGCGTAGAGGCCCTTGCGTAGTCTGACAATCCAACCTGACCGCCCCAGTTGAGGGGCAAGATAAAGGCCTCCACCCTGAACGGCGAAGTGATCGGTCAGCTCCGCGGTGTCTCGGCGTAGGGCGCCTGCGCAAATCGGAGACCCATTGCTCGGAGTGCTTCCTTGCCTCGGAGCGTCAGGTCCGTCATAAACAGAAACTGGTCGCGGCTCTCCTTGACGTAGGCCTTCAGGCGGTAATGCGTGCCCCAGGGCTTCTCCTGCACGATGACGGTGACCGGTGTGTCCGCCTTTCGATAGGGACTGCCTTCCGCGATCTCCTTAAGCCGCCTGGGCGTGGTGGTGGCATCGTGGTCCGGGTGAAGATAGAATTCCGTCACGCACAACAGGCTTCGATTGCCGCTGCTCGCGTTGAATATGCTGGCGGACCAAAGCCGCAAGTGCGGGATCGTCACCTCCGTGTCGTCCGGGGTCACGATGCTCATCGCCCGGAGGCCGATGGACTTGACCTCACCGTAAGTTCCGTCCACCTTGATCCAGTCTCCTGGCTGGTAGGTGTTCTCCAGCACCGTCACGAGTCCGGCGACGAGGCTGCTGCCGTAGTCCTTGAGAGCGAATGCCACACCCAAGCCTATGGCCGCCGCCAGCGCGACGACGTTGCGAAGCGTTGGCTCAACCAGGATCGGCACGGAGGTTGCCACGGCCCCGGCACCGATGAGCAGGTGCGCAATCGGCATTGCGCGCAGGATGGACAGACGCAAGCGGGGCGGGGCTTTTGTGACTGCATGGAGGACCACCCATCGAACCAGGACCGAGAGCAGCCTCGCCAGAAGAAGCACCGCCAGAACAAGCAACACGTGCTGCCAAGTGAGCCTTCGCAAGAATCCCCAAGCGTTCAGGTCATCGCTCATCGCACTGACTCCCCATGTCGAGCGAAACAGAGCTCGGTTCGGACGTCATTGTCTGGCGGGTGACGCCCGTTAAGCGCAACTGCCGGGCGACTCCAGTGTTCGTGAGGATGATCATGTCTGGTGCGAAAGCCTGCCCCAGAGATGGACATCGACATTCCCCGGTCGAATGGACGTTTCGACACTCGGAGCCTTCCACTATTTTCGAACTCTAGCAGAACCGACAGGTGGTGGTATCTCGCTGAACGCTGACAATTTTCTTGTCAGGGAGCTGCCGAGCCTCGAAGCGGAGTACCCGGGCGGGCGGCGGGCCAGGCATCGTGCAGGTGGATCGGGAGGGAGAATGCGACTCCAGTTTCGACGATTCCCCGTGTGGTAACGAAATCCTCACCCAGTTCGAACATTTCGATCATGTGGGGAGCCAGAACTCATACTTCTTGGAACGGCGGGTCGCAGGTTGACACCGGAGCGCTTCATTTGTTCCGCTCGCCCGCTCGATCGCTTCTCGACAGCTACGCGGTGGGCGTCACTTGCGCGTGCACACGTTGTTGACGCACATTTCGTGGCGGCCGCACGTTCCGCAATCGACGGTGAGGCCACATCCGTCGGAGATCGAGCCGCAGTTGAAACCCTGGCCGGCGCATGTCGTCGGCACGCAGTTTTCGGGCACGACCGTGATCGTGTCGCTGTACGACCGGGAACCCTCGGTGGCGGTGAGGGTGACGGTCGTTGTCGTCGCCACGGGTGCGGTCGTGATGGTCACGATTTCCACGTTGCTGCCGGCGGAAATAGTGACGCTCGGCGGCACGCTCGCCACCTGCGGGTTGTCGCTCGAAAGTGCGATCGTGGGGCCACCCGACGCGGAGACGGCGCTCAGCCAGACCGACGCGATCGAATTGTTGCCACCGGTTACCGGGTCACCGTCGACCGATAGCTGGCCGAGCGTCTGCACCGGCTGGGCCGGCGGAGGTTCCGGGGGGGTCATCGCGAGCCAAGCGAGTCCCAGCCGGTGGCTGAGGAAGATACCGCCCTTCTTGATGGGCACCGGGATCTCGATGCTCGTACCGACGGAAGAGAACTCGATCGAGGGCAGGATCGAGGTCGCCACGTGGAATGGGACCGCGGTCGCGCCGGTCGGGATCGGGAAGAAGCCCGTCGGAAAGGCGGTCGCCTGGGAGTTCCCGGCTGTAACCATTGCGTCGGAGCCCGACGGCGCGGCGGAGGCGAGAGAGAGCGTGCCCTGGGAGGCGCTGCCGCTCTCGATGAGACCCGGGCTGAGCGCGATCGGGTATGGGCCGCTGCTGGCGCAGGCGTCGTTGAACGCGAAATTCCTGGACATTTCCGTCTGGCAGCCGGCCGCCAGACACTCGGCATTGAAGGTGCACGTCCCAACCGTCCCTGGGTTGGGCCCGTCAAAGCAGGTATAAAGGATGCCCTGCTCGCCCGAGCTCGCGGGGAAACTCCCGCCGCAGACCGTGCCGTGCCGTTGCGTCGAGTCGTTCCGGATGTCCGCCGGCATCGGCTGCACGGTCACCGTCAGCGTCGCCGTCTGGGTGCTGCCGTTGGCGGAGGCGGAGATCGTCGCTGAAAATGAAAGCCCGCTGTAACGGCGGTAACGGCCGTTCGTGGCCACCGTGAAGGTGACGCTGCCGGTTCCCTCGTCGACGAGGACAGTTTGCCGCGAAGCCGCGAGGCCCGGGTTCGAGCTGGAAAGCGCCACCAGCGTCCCGCCGGCAGGCGCCAGACCGTTGAGCGTGACGGTGCCCGTCGAGGTGCCGCCCGTACCACCGGCAATCGTCGACGGACTGAATACCAGGGAGGCAACGGTCGGGCCTGTCTGTCCCAGCGCCACACTGAAAGCGTAGCCGAGCACGATACAAGGAATCACCCACAGAATCCATCCTCGCGGCTTTTCCATCGGGCCCTCCTTGCTGCGCAAGTGTATAAACCATGTTCTGCAACCGATGGTCCTAGTGCCGCCCTCCATCCGTTACGGTCAGCGTCGCCGTTTTCGTAACACCTCCCTGTGACGCTGTTATCGTGACGCTCGTGGAGTTCGACACCCGGTTGGTCCTGATCGTGAACGTCGCGCTCTTCGAGCCCGCGGCGACCGTCGCCGTGGACGGGACCGACGCGATGGACGAGTTGCTGCTGGAGAGGTTCACCGTCGTGTTCGTCGACGCAGTGGCCGTCAAGGTGACCGTCCCTTGCGAATCATTCCCTCCTGAGACGCTCGTCGGGCTCAACGTAAGCGAGGACAAGGTGACGCTGCCGCCGCTGACGCAGACGTTGTTCGTGCACGTCTGGCCGCTCCCGCAGGTGCCGCAGGTGAGCGTGCCGCCGCAGCCGTCGGAGATCGAGCCGCAGTTCTTGCCCTGAGCCGCGCAGGTCGTCGGCGTGCACGTGGCCCCGCACACGTTGGGCGTCCCCCCGCCACCGCACGTCTGCGGCGCGGCACACGTGCCGCAGCTCAGTGTCCCGCCGCAGCCGTCGGAGATCGAGCCACAGTTCTTGCCCTGAGCCGCGCAAGTGGTCGGCGTACAGGAGGAGGCCTGAACGGTGAGCGTGTCGCTCAGGGAACGCGGACCCTCTGTGCCGGTGATGGTGACCGTGGTGGTGCTCGCGACCGGAGAAGTTGCGATCGTCACGTTCTCGACGTTGCTTCCGGGGGGAATGGTGCCGCTCGGCGGCACGCTCGCCACCTGCGGATTGTTGCTCGTCATCGCGATCGTGGGTCCGCCCGATGTCGAAACGGCGCTCAACCAGATCGAGACGAGCGAGTTGTTGCCACCGATAACGGGGTCGATATCGACCGATACCTGGCCGAGGGTGGGTATCGGCTGGGCCGGCGGAGGATTCGGAGGCGTCATCGCGAGCCAGGTGAGACCCAATCGGTGGCTGAGGAAGGTGCCGCCGCCGCTGATCGGCACGGGGACCTCGATGTTCGCTCCCACCGAAGAGAATTCGATGGACGGCAGGATCGAGGTGGCGACACGGAAGTTCGCGTTAGTGGCACCGGTGGTAATCGGGAAAAAGCCCGTCGGGAAGGCGGTCGTCTGGGAGTTCCCGGCCCTAACCATTGCGTCGGAGCCCGACGGCGCGGCGGAGGCGAGGAGCAGTGTGCCCTGAGCAGCATTTCCGCTCTCCAGGTACGCGGGGCTCACTGCGACCGGGAAGGGTCCGCTCGTGGCGCAGGCGTCGTTGAAGTTGAATCCGCTCGCTTGTCTGGACAGGCAGCCGAAGCTCAGACACTCCTGCTTGAAGGTGCACTTTCCGACGGTGCCGAAGTTGGGCGCCGTGGAGCACTGGTAGAGAATCCCTGGCTCCCCCCCGCTGGCCGGGAACGATCCCCCGCACACCGCGCCCTGTCGCTGGCTGGAGTCGCCGTTGATGTCCGCCGGCCGGGGCTGCGCGGTGACCGAGAGGGACGCCGAGGCGCTGGAGCCGTTCGCGGAGGCGGTGATGCTCGCGGTGAATGCGAGCCCGCCGTAACGACGGTACAGTCTGTTGGTCGCAACCGCGAAGGTGGCGCTCGCAGCGCCCTCCGGGACCAGGACGCTCGGCCGCGGGGCCGCCAGGCTCGTGTTCGAGCTGGAGAGCGACACCAG includes the following:
- a CDS encoding integrase core domain-containing protein, whose protein sequence is MTQRGRRPPSQTWRTFLRNHLRTTAARDFLVVPTVTFRLLFCFVIISHECRRIVPFNVTAHPTAAWTAQQIREAFPGDDAEPRYLLRDRDGAYGDEFRRVVRAMLTAPQSPWQNAYPERVIGSIRRECLDHLIILGENHLRGILRQYVRYQNESRPHLSPERNAPVPGSVEPSALGAVVTVPQVGGLHHLYTRAG
- a CDS encoding TraR/DksA C4-type zinc finger protein, which codes for MNVQQYKHRLLDLEKKLSGRTDREVADGRREFLDSAHDLGEASLADEVASEKFTEAEADSTVLNQVRDALARIDNGTFGKCIEDGGPIETKRLDAVPWTPYCLKHEKRREGPPSKMPTL
- a CDS encoding mechanosensitive ion channel domain-containing protein, which translates into the protein MSDDLNAWGFLRRLTWQHVLLVLAVLLLARLLSVLVRWVVLHAVTKAPPRLRLSILRAMPIAHLLIGAGAVATSVPILVEPTLRNVVALAAAIGLGVAFALKDYGSSLVAGLVTVLENTYQPGDWIKVDGTYGEVKSIGLRAMSIVTPDDTEVTIPHLRLWSASIFNASSGNRSLLCVTEFYLHPDHDATTTPRRLKEIAEGSPYRKADTPVTVIVQEKPWGTHYRLKAYVKESRDQFLFMTDLTLRGKEALRAMGLRFAQAPYAETPRS